A genomic segment from Deltaproteobacteria bacterium encodes:
- a CDS encoding PAS domain S-box protein, protein MGKQDGRTREQLLDELDRLNGRVASLQERLRQREGLRDAVADDRDGWGARGRDESGYRELFDHIGSGVAVMAPTEDHRDFVLRDFNEAAERIARVRREEAIGRKLSEVFPRIRETDIPHALMQVHRTGKAERKPAAYYGDVVRHGWYESYMYRLPSGEIVFIFDNVTQQVARERELRVRNEIVQAFLVCSDDEIYERVRGVILAFMESPDGHLGIVGRGGALSSPPMEDGNPRTFLPSACPGFWAKAVREGKTCLSNLPLPVPDGHGPIERALAVPMTYRGSLVGVMAVANKAEDYTEADCRKLEGAAEFITPLLVARLDAIREERARKALDRALEKSERLHRDVIDFLPDATFAIDVEGRIIIWNQAIENLTGVRRNEILGKGDYEYAVAFYGERRPVLLDMILNADAESGQLGDTCGYDHVREEENVPVLQAENSRLPGFRNRRFCIKARCLSDKDGNVIGALETIQDISDLWRTEEALRESEEKFRLLTEETPVGISLMNTDQLFEYFNPRFTEIFGYTLEEVPTKDEWFLKVYPDPAYRKKIQAFWQENLYEEPVAGRIVEGMVRAMSKDGTEKIIFLRSVYMSNGKHLQTYEDFTRRRKLEEQLRQAQKMEAIGTLAGGIAHDFNNLLMGIQGYTSLMLYGLEVSHPFHEKLKAIEDQVVSGAGLTKQILGCARGGKYEVMPADLNRLIEKTVDMFHRTRKEITVHKKLDGELWTVDIDKNQMEQVLLNLCLNAWQAMPGGGDLFLETGNVTLDPVYARVNKVSPGDYVRMSVTDTGVGMDQKTRQRIFDPFFTTREMGRGTGLGLATVYGIVKGHGGVINVYSDRGKGTTFTIYLPTSKKVLSGEVRARRTILRGTETLLIVDDEPAVLGVTGDLLQTLGYEVLRASGGKEALEIYRVHHDRIALVILDMVMPVWGGGETFEELRRINPRVKAILSSGYSLNGDARMILDRGVQAFIQKPFMMDQLSRTIRQVLDADGEPGPDAGSPA, encoded by the coding sequence ATGGGAAAGCAGGATGGAAGAACGCGGGAGCAGCTCCTGGATGAGCTGGACCGGTTAAACGGCAGGGTCGCCTCTCTTCAGGAGCGGCTCCGTCAGAGGGAGGGCCTGCGTGACGCCGTCGCGGACGATCGGGACGGATGGGGGGCCCGTGGCCGGGACGAAAGCGGTTACCGTGAACTGTTCGATCACATCGGCAGCGGGGTTGCCGTGATGGCACCGACGGAGGATCATCGGGACTTTGTCCTCAGGGATTTCAACGAGGCGGCGGAACGGATCGCCCGGGTGCGGCGGGAGGAGGCCATCGGCCGCAAACTGTCCGAGGTCTTCCCCCGGATACGGGAGACGGACATCCCCCATGCCCTCATGCAGGTTCATCGAACGGGAAAGGCGGAACGGAAGCCCGCGGCGTACTACGGGGATGTGGTGCGTCACGGGTGGTACGAGAGCTACATGTACCGTCTTCCATCCGGCGAGATCGTGTTCATCTTCGACAACGTGACGCAGCAGGTTGCCCGGGAGCGGGAACTGCGGGTCCGAAACGAGATTGTCCAGGCCTTCCTGGTTTGTTCGGATGACGAGATTTACGAACGCGTCAGGGGCGTCATCCTCGCGTTCATGGAAAGCCCCGACGGACACCTGGGTATTGTCGGGCGAGGCGGTGCTCTGAGTTCCCCGCCCATGGAGGACGGGAACCCCCGGACCTTTCTCCCTTCCGCCTGTCCCGGGTTTTGGGCGAAGGCGGTGCGGGAGGGGAAGACCTGCCTGTCCAACCTGCCCCTCCCCGTTCCGGACGGTCATGGCCCCATCGAAAGGGCTCTCGCCGTGCCCATGACGTACCGGGGATCTTTGGTGGGCGTCATGGCCGTGGCGAACAAGGCGGAGGACTACACGGAGGCCGATTGCCGGAAACTGGAAGGCGCCGCCGAATTTATCACCCCCCTCCTGGTGGCCCGCCTGGACGCCATCCGCGAGGAGAGGGCGAGAAAGGCCCTGGACAGGGCCCTTGAAAAGTCGGAGCGCCTGCACCGGGACGTCATCGATTTCCTGCCCGACGCCACCTTCGCCATCGACGTGGAAGGGAGGATCATCATCTGGAACCAGGCCATCGAAAACTTGACCGGTGTCAGGCGGAACGAGATCCTCGGGAAGGGGGATTACGAATACGCCGTGGCCTTTTACGGGGAACGGCGTCCCGTCCTCCTCGACATGATTTTGAACGCCGACGCCGAGTCGGGGCAATTGGGGGACACGTGCGGCTATGACCATGTCCGCGAGGAAGAGAACGTCCCCGTCCTGCAGGCGGAAAATTCGAGACTTCCCGGCTTCCGGAACCGGCGCTTCTGCATCAAGGCGCGGTGCCTCAGCGATAAGGACGGCAACGTCATCGGCGCCCTGGAGACCATCCAGGATATCAGCGATCTGTGGAGGACGGAGGAGGCCCTCAGGGAGAGTGAAGAGAAGTTCCGTCTCCTCACGGAAGAGACCCCCGTCGGCATTTCCCTGATGAACACGGACCAGCTGTTCGAGTACTTCAACCCCCGGTTCACGGAAATTTTCGGGTACACCCTCGAAGAGGTCCCCACAAAGGATGAATGGTTCCTGAAGGTTTACCCCGATCCGGCGTACAGGAAGAAGATACAGGCTTTCTGGCAGGAAAACCTGTACGAGGAGCCTGTGGCCGGGCGGATCGTCGAGGGGATGGTCCGGGCCATGAGCAAGGACGGCACGGAAAAGATCATCTTTCTCCGGTCCGTTTACATGAGCAATGGAAAGCACCTTCAGACCTACGAGGACTTCACGAGGCGGAGGAAACTGGAGGAGCAGCTCCGGCAGGCACAAAAAATGGAGGCCATCGGAACCCTGGCGGGGGGGATCGCCCATGATTTCAACAATCTGCTCATGGGCATCCAGGGGTACACGTCCCTGATGCTGTACGGTCTGGAGGTGTCGCATCCGTTCCATGAAAAACTGAAGGCCATCGAGGACCAGGTGGTCAGCGGTGCCGGTCTGACGAAACAGATCCTTGGTTGCGCCCGGGGCGGGAAGTACGAGGTCATGCCGGCCGACCTGAACCGCCTGATTGAAAAAACGGTGGACATGTTCCATCGCACGAGGAAGGAAATAACCGTTCACAAAAAACTGGACGGGGAACTCTGGACCGTCGATATCGACAAAAACCAGATGGAGCAGGTCCTGTTGAATCTGTGCCTGAACGCCTGGCAGGCGATGCCCGGAGGGGGGGACCTCTTCCTGGAAACGGGAAACGTGACCCTGGACCCCGTTTATGCGAGGGTCAACAAGGTCTCCCCCGGGGATTACGTCCGGATGTCCGTTACCGACACGGGAGTCGGCATGGATCAAAAAACCCGTCAGCGTATTTTTGATCCCTTTTTTACGACCAGGGAAATGGGTCGGGGGACCGGTCTGGGTTTGGCGACCGTCTATGGCATCGTCAAGGGCCATGGCGGTGTCATCAACGTGTACAGCGACAGGGGGAAGGGGACGACCTTCACGATTTACCTGCCCACTTCGAAAAAAGTGCTTTCCGGAGAGGTCCGGGCCCGGAGGACGATCCTCAGGGGTACGGAAACCCTGCTGATCGTGGACGATGAACCGGCCGTTTTGGGGGTGACGGGGGATCTGCTTCAAACCCTCGGTTACGAGGTGTTACGGGCTTCCGGAGGGAAGGAGGCCCTGGAAATATACCGGGTCCATCACGACCGGATCGCCCTGGTGATTCTGGACATGGTGATGCCGGTATGGGGAGGCGGGGAAACCTTCGAGGAACTCAGACGGATCAACCCGCGGGTCAAGGCGATTCTCTCCAGCGGCTACAGCCTGAACGGCGACGCCAGGATGATTCTTGACCGGGGCGTCCAGGCCTTCATCCAGAAACCCTTCATGATGGATCAGCTTTCCCGGACAATCCGGCAGGTCCTGGACGCCGACGGGGAACCGGGTCCGGACGCCGGGAGCCCGGCATGA
- a CDS encoding sigma-54-dependent Fis family transcriptional regulator, which yields MPKILIIDDEQLTAELLRDLVRQMGYEAFPVFTLNEAAQAIERQDFDVVFLDVVMPDGNGLDFLPRVKAAQASPEVIIITGYGDPDGAELAIRNGAWDYIEKGSSINKLKLPLLRALEYREAKRGRKKPVLFKREGIIGEGGRMKACLDLVAQAAAGDVNVLITGETGTGKELFARAVHSNSARQAQKMVTIDCAALPRTLVESIFFGHEKGAFTGADMRRDGLIGQADGGTLFLDEVGELPPSIQKDFLRVLQERRFRPVGAKNERYSDFRLVAATNRNLAAMVKAGQFRDDLFFRIRALTIDLPPLREHAEDIPDLVLSYLGRIGERRGTPARGISADFLETLGQYDWPGNVRELFQALDRAMTVSSGEQVLFSKHLPPHIRIALARRSLSGKGNPSGAALPLQTLKARRQAMLDGLERDYLKDLMSATDGNIPRACEVSGLSRSRLYVLLKKYGFRRDQTEADVS from the coding sequence ATTCCAAAAATCCTGATCATCGACGACGAACAGCTGACGGCGGAGCTCCTCCGCGATCTCGTCAGGCAGATGGGTTACGAGGCCTTTCCCGTCTTTACCCTGAACGAGGCGGCGCAGGCCATCGAACGTCAGGACTTCGACGTCGTCTTTCTGGACGTCGTGATGCCCGACGGCAACGGCCTGGATTTTCTGCCCCGCGTCAAGGCCGCGCAGGCCTCGCCGGAGGTGATCATCATCACGGGATACGGCGACCCCGACGGCGCCGAACTGGCCATCCGGAACGGCGCCTGGGATTACATCGAGAAGGGTTCGTCCATCAACAAACTGAAGCTTCCACTCCTGCGGGCCCTCGAGTACCGGGAAGCGAAGAGGGGACGGAAAAAACCTGTTTTGTTCAAACGGGAAGGCATTATCGGCGAAGGGGGGCGGATGAAAGCCTGCCTTGACCTGGTGGCCCAGGCGGCGGCCGGCGATGTCAATGTTCTGATTACGGGAGAGACCGGCACGGGGAAGGAGCTTTTCGCCCGGGCCGTTCACAGCAACAGCGCCCGCCAGGCGCAGAAGATGGTGACCATCGATTGCGCCGCCCTGCCCAGGACGCTTGTGGAAAGCATTTTCTTCGGTCATGAGAAGGGGGCCTTCACCGGGGCGGACATGCGGAGGGACGGACTGATCGGCCAGGCCGACGGGGGGACCCTGTTTCTCGATGAGGTGGGGGAGTTGCCCCCGTCCATTCAGAAGGATTTTCTTCGGGTCCTTCAGGAGCGCCGTTTCCGTCCCGTCGGGGCGAAAAACGAACGATACAGCGATTTCCGCCTCGTTGCGGCGACGAACCGCAATTTGGCGGCCATGGTCAAGGCGGGGCAATTCCGGGACGACCTGTTCTTCCGGATCCGGGCCCTGACGATCGACCTGCCTCCGCTCAGGGAGCACGCCGAGGATATTCCGGACCTGGTTCTCTCCTACCTGGGACGCATCGGCGAACGCAGAGGGACCCCGGCGCGGGGCATTTCCGCCGACTTTCTCGAGACCCTCGGCCAGTACGACTGGCCCGGCAACGTCCGGGAGCTGTTTCAGGCCCTGGACAGGGCCATGACGGTCAGCAGCGGCGAACAGGTCCTGTTTTCCAAGCACCTGCCCCCGCATATCCGTATCGCCCTGGCCCGCCGCTCCCTTTCCGGGAAGGGAAACCCGTCCGGCGCCGCCTTGCCCCTGCAGACGTTGAAGGCGAGGCGGCAGGCCATGCTCGACGGCCTGGAACGGGACTACCTGAAGGACCTCATGTCCGCCACGGACGGAAACATCCCCCGGGCCTGTGAAGTTTCCGGTCTGTCCCGTTCGAGACTTTACGTCCTCCTGAAGAAGTACGGATTCAGGCGGGATCAGACGGAGGCGGATGTTTCATAA
- a CDS encoding lytic transglycosylase domain-containing protein: MSILPFHKIVLSPAAGPGAPAERTVRSGPLPGGDDAGLFSRILDGLAAEQPGASPGEVAWDQPLDRAKLMQLVHWMNIGMTSSLLRTIGGDGSDVSFRWKFDGPLLQPAVSGATVEESAVGRSVPSSPGKVAPAPGERYEAVIRKAAAVHDVDPALIRGVIQTESAFNASARSPKGAMGLMQLMPGTARELGVVNPYDPEENIMAGTRYLKKLLRRYDGDVPLALAAYNWGMGNLENHGGRMPRETRDYVSRVTALYGGKGRNTS, from the coding sequence ATGAGTATCTTGCCTTTCCATAAAATCGTTTTGTCTCCGGCGGCCGGGCCCGGCGCGCCTGCGGAGAGGACCGTCCGGTCGGGCCCGTTGCCGGGGGGCGATGATGCCGGCCTTTTTTCCCGGATACTCGACGGACTCGCCGCGGAGCAGCCCGGCGCGTCCCCGGGGGAGGTGGCCTGGGACCAGCCCCTGGACAGGGCGAAGCTCATGCAGCTCGTTCACTGGATGAATATCGGCATGACCTCGAGCCTCCTCCGGACGATCGGGGGCGATGGGTCCGACGTGTCTTTCCGTTGGAAATTTGACGGTCCCCTGTTGCAGCCGGCCGTTTCAGGGGCGACCGTCGAGGAATCCGCCGTCGGGCGGAGCGTTCCCTCTTCGCCGGGAAAGGTCGCTCCCGCGCCGGGGGAGCGGTACGAAGCGGTTATCCGGAAGGCGGCGGCCGTCCATGATGTCGATCCCGCCCTGATCCGGGGGGTGATTCAGACGGAAAGCGCTTTCAACGCCTCCGCGCGGTCCCCCAAAGGGGCCATGGGCCTGATGCAGTTGATGCCCGGAACGGCCCGGGAACTGGGGGTCGTCAACCCCTATGACCCGGAGGAAAACATCATGGCCGGGACGCGGTACCTGAAAAAATTACTGAGACGCTACGACGGCGATGTTCCCCTCGCCCTGGCCGCCTACAACTGGGGCATGGGCAACCTGGAGAATCATGGCGGCCGGATGCCCCGGGAAACGAGGGACTATGTGAGCCGGGTCACGGCCCTGTACGGCGGGAAGGGCCGAAACACGTCATGA
- a CDS encoding flavodoxin has product MTRILIVYHSLTGHTAKMAEAVAAGATDIGEVTVALKRAAEATAEDLLWADGLAIGTPEAFGYMSGMVKDFFDRTFYEVEGRVFRKPYVVFISAGNDGTGALRAIERIALGYTFKKVYEPVIARGDVGPDDLEKCRDLGGVLAGGCQMGIY; this is encoded by the coding sequence ATGACTAGAATTTTAATTGTTTACCATAGCTTGACCGGTCACACGGCGAAGATGGCGGAGGCGGTCGCTGCGGGCGCGACGGACATCGGCGAGGTGACCGTGGCGCTGAAGCGGGCCGCCGAAGCGACGGCGGAAGACCTGCTTTGGGCCGACGGCCTGGCCATCGGCACCCCCGAGGCCTTTGGTTATATGTCCGGCATGGTCAAGGATTTTTTTGACCGGACGTTCTACGAAGTCGAGGGGCGGGTGTTCCGCAAACCCTATGTCGTTTTCATCAGCGCCGGTAACGATGGAACCGGGGCCCTCCGGGCCATCGAGAGAATCGCCCTGGGCTACACCTTCAAGAAGGTGTACGAGCCCGTGATCGCCCGGGGGGATGTCGGCCCCGACGATCTGGAGAAGTGCCGCGACCTGGGCGGCGTTCTGGCGGGGGGATGCCAGATGGGTATCTACTAG